CCATTTTTCCCCTCACAGGGACCTTAAACCTGAGAACATCTTGTTGGACTCCCAAGGCCACATTGTCCTGACGGACTTTGGTCTCTGCAAAGAGGGACTTGAACCCAattgcacaacaacaacattctgTGGGACACCTGAGGTATAAACCATGTCCATAATAATACTCTGCTGACCTGTGAACACACAAATGGCAAATAAAATGACTCTTGTGTTTTAATCTTCATAGTATTTGGCTCCAGAGGTTCTCCAGAAGCAGGCCTACGACCGCACAGTTGACTGGTGGTGTCTTGGATCGGTGCTCTATGAAATGCTCTATGGACTTGTAAGTTGAAACTGCACCAGATTTCTTATCCGTGTGTGAAACGACACTAAACGTGTAACTATTGCTTGTGTATTGTGCAGCCTCCTTTCTACAGTCGCAACACAGCTGAGATGTACAACAACATCCTGCACAAGGTTCCTGTGCTCAAACCCAACGTGTCAAACTCGGGAAGGGAGCTGCTTGAGGGGCTTCTCCAGAAGGATCGTACCAAGAGATTGGGGGTGAAGGACGATTTTGTAAGTACTCAAAACTGGATTCAATTACACTTGATGTGGAACTCagaataaaaatatttgcttcTCTGTAGCTCGAACTGAAGTACCATTCCTTCTTCTCGCCAATCAACTGGGACGACCTAATGGCCAAGAAGATCACTCCACCCTATATCCCCTCTGTGGTAGGTTCAAATGAAGATTTCAAGTTGGGATGGGCGTGAATGATTTAAATTAAGAGTTTGgcactgcatcatactgagtGAGGATTGTAATACTGGTATACATTtttactctaaaaacagttgggtcaaaaatggaccaatcctctacttgggtcagtttggctttctgggttgttttgcaaaaaagaaagaaagaaaaaaaaaagaaaaaaaagaaaaaaaaaaggtgactttatataaaacaacaaaaaatgttgggTGAGATCATCTACTTCAGTCAGTTTAACCCACCTTTTGGTCAAAAAGTGGGTCATTTTctgtaaaacaacccagaaagttgggtcagatcttctctaaaacaacaaccaacaaaaaaaaaaaaaagggatcgcGCTGCATATAACCCATAACGTTGGACTAGATCCACAACTTGGGTTAATTTTAGGGGGGGGGCTAAAATTTATGACAATTTATGTGGGAGGGGGGTTTTGGTGGATtaattttgtgtaaataaaaaataaaaaaaaatacaaaataaaaataaaattaaaaaataaaataaaaataataaataaatacaattttaaaaagggatagtcagatcctctacttgggtaaaTTTCACCCAACCTTCTGGCTTGtttagctaaataaataaattacaaaaaaaaacaacaacaacaacaacaacaaaaaactgacttttttgtgagtAATTTTGTCTAAAACAACCCTGAAAATTGGGTCAGATTCTCTacatgggtcaatttgatccaactttgggttaaaaaaaaagaaaaaaaaaagaaaaaaaaaggtgggggtgggggggcattttgtataaaacaacctgcAGAACGTAAGATCAAATTGACCCATCAAGTGTATCGGTGCATTTTTGATCCACAATTGgattacttttgacccaactgtttttaagaTGGCCGTTTGTTTCGGTTCAATACACCGACAAACTCTAAATATCAATGACATTTCCATTCTGCTTGATTTTGCAGAGCGGCCCTACAGACCTCCGCCACTTCGACCCCGAGTTCACCCACCTCCCCGTGTCCTCCTCCCTGTGCAACGACACCTTCAGTGTGACCAGCAGCATCAAAGAAGCAGCGGGGGCGTTCCCAGGATTTTCCTACGGGCCACCGGCAGAACATTCCTTTTTGTGAAAAATCGGTATCATGGATTGATCATTCTCTCCCAGAAACTCTGGATTGAGTTTGGTTTCGACAGCGGGGACCACGTGGAACCAGCCGCATGTCTGTACGGGACCTAGTGAGGCTCAGATCTTGAAAGATCTTTTGACACGCACTGAGATGGACTCGCGTTACATCACTGGCCCTACACGTCTGCCTCTAGCATCTAAAACTGTGCCAAGTAGTGATGCACTTCAGGATCATCCACCATGACCCACCGGTGACGGGACCTCGCAGCTCCTGATGTGACGACGAGAAGTGCCTGATGATTAAAAAGCAATTGGGACGGCGCCTGCAAGAGTCACCTTTATCCCAATACTATTCCACTTGACTTTTGACAGGGGCACACTAGCCGTTCAGGGTGATGCCTTCATTCCACGTTTGCATATTATGTATGTTCCAACTGAAATGCTCACCACGTTCATTATgcaattttatttcatgttgatgtTCTATTGCACGTATGGAAACATGGGTCAAGAAAAGATATCTGCATTCTTCTAATTCATATCTTTACTTTGGACCAAATCCCTATTCTAAATATGTAaattttaaaattctatttatgtttgcaaaaacaCAAGAGGTTTACTGTTTACCCTTTGTAATATGCAGAATATACAATAAGTTAACCTTTCCCAGTGTGTACTGTGTATATATAGATATGTGATGTATTCATAGATTTCATGAAACATATTTAATGAATGGCAATATCTCTCTCTCCAAATCCTACATTTACAAGCAGAGACTTTCGTAGTCATATATCTAGATTATTTTATTGATCCACAACATGTGATTCAACCAGCAATAACAGGTCTAAACAATATATATCAATAATTCTCACAATACACTCCAAACTATATTAAAGATGTCTTCATATTTCTGCATCGTTTCGAGAGAAACTGTGAATGTTTTGTGCCTATCCAGGGCGGCCTGACCCTTGTATGCTGTGTGTACAGTACATATCTCTTTTCCATTACCTGTTGTTCCCTCCAGTAGAGATCTTGATTTATATAAGTGCTTCATTAACTTGACTAAGAAAGAACAATAGGATGGAGCAGGCTTCGGCATTAGCCACAAGCCTTCTGCTTAATAGGGTTCTTAAAAGTGCAATAAAATCCCATTGGCTTTGATGGAGGATTTATCGACGGGCCTTGCAACAAAATGGGAATAGTAATGTAAGAAGTTGCGTTACATTATTGGAAATGGATGATTTACTGCTCGCGCATATTCAAAACTGATGCATGTTAAGAGGTGCGTTTTAAAgcctgctgaaaaaaaaaaaaaagcactgcacAGTTCAACATCATTTTCTTCCATATTTGGAAGTTGTACTTTTCTCTTTTGTATTTcagtgtgtatttatttttcctgccATTGTTACGATATGATGAAAGTAATTTACATGATCTACTTAAATCTTGAAATTTAA
This portion of the Festucalex cinctus isolate MCC-2025b chromosome 19, RoL_Fcin_1.0, whole genome shotgun sequence genome encodes:
- the LOC144006912 gene encoding serine/threonine-protein kinase Sgk1 isoform X2; amino-acid sequence: MKTGKKSIIAFIKERKMGLNDFIQKLVSTPHICQHVEVNNFLKIDENQNEEVENELAERNRFLNSQSSLAEDTQIKPCDFDYLKIIGRGSFGKVLLARHKESTKYYAVKVLQKKIILKKKEQKHIMAERSVLMKNIKHPFLVGLHYSFQTTDKLYFVLDYVNGGELFYHLQRERIFLEPRARFYTAEIASALGYLHSLHIVYRDLKPENILLDSQGHIVLTDFGLCKEGLEPNCTTTTFCGTPEYLAPEVLQKQAYDRTVDWWCLGSVLYEMLYGLPPFYSRNTAEMYNNILHKVPVLKPNVSNSGRELLEGLLQKDRTKRLGVKDDFLELKYHSFFSPINWDDLMAKKITPPYIPSVSGPTDLRHFDPEFTHLPVSSSLCNDTFSVTSSIKEAAGAFPGFSYGPPAEHSFL